The following proteins are encoded in a genomic region of Sulfurimonas sp. HSL3-7:
- a CDS encoding UvrD-helicase domain-containing protein, which translates to MDKIFNNLNESQSSAVKQIDGPLLILAGAGSGKTKTITSRLAYLLDIVGIAPNNTLTLTFTNKAAKEMQERAFAMINPTSYPPLLCTFHKFGLLFLKFNIHLLGRLNNFVVIDTDDKKRILKKINAELPLPLIASEISRYKNSLITPEQAYAQAELKNYKQIAKIYEEYEAYLLENNLVDFDDLLALTYRLLDENEELAQRTSEQYQYIMIDEYQDTNELQFRLLQKLCMTHDNLCVVGDDDQSIYGWRGAHVRNILEFHEDFENTTVVKLEHNYRSRAAILEVANELIQHNRSRLGKKLIPTREGGDAVVTLSSNDENEEARKIAAKIAALINKGVAPREIAVLYRVNALSRSLEEGLNRAGIPYKLVGGLRFYDRAEVKDLISYLRLVTNPHDNFSMKRIINKPKRGLGKASVEKVELAAIAQQVSMYDFIKNSSIAELEALVKKKNTQTLKKFAEDIDEVVMIAEHSTYDFIDALEDRFRLKDIYKNMPDETERVANMDEFYGLFRDFIKQSPEATLDEFLNELTLQSDQDEVEGESIYIMSIHASKGLEFEHLFIIGLEEGFLPLIGDGSDTEEERRLGYVAFTRAKDTLTLSHVNSRFYKGRRTDLNKSRFLTEAGLCEGSLKVEQNTAFKKGDLVRHKIFGPGRVLGVSKAGREFKLKINFGGTQRDILASFVERL; encoded by the coding sequence ATGGATAAAATTTTCAACAATTTAAACGAATCTCAAAGTTCGGCTGTCAAACAGATTGACGGCCCCCTGCTTATCCTGGCGGGGGCAGGAAGCGGTAAAACCAAAACTATTACCTCCCGTCTAGCCTATCTTTTAGATATCGTCGGTATCGCTCCCAATAATACACTGACGCTGACATTTACCAATAAAGCGGCTAAAGAGATGCAGGAACGTGCATTTGCCATGATCAATCCGACTTCATATCCGCCGCTGCTGTGTACCTTCCACAAATTCGGTCTTCTCTTTTTAAAATTCAATATCCATCTTTTGGGGCGTCTGAACAATTTTGTCGTGATCGATACGGATGACAAAAAACGGATTTTGAAAAAGATCAACGCCGAATTGCCTTTACCGCTTATTGCCAGCGAGATTTCCCGGTACAAAAACTCTCTGATCACACCTGAGCAGGCCTATGCACAGGCTGAACTCAAGAACTACAAACAGATCGCCAAGATCTATGAAGAGTATGAGGCTTATCTTTTAGAGAACAACCTTGTCGATTTTGATGATCTGCTCGCACTCACCTACCGGCTTCTAGATGAAAATGAAGAGCTTGCACAACGTACCAGCGAACAGTACCAGTACATCATGATCGATGAGTATCAGGACACCAACGAACTGCAGTTCCGCCTGCTTCAGAAGCTTTGTATGACACATGACAACCTCTGTGTCGTCGGCGATGACGACCAGAGTATCTATGGCTGGCGCGGGGCACATGTTCGCAATATCCTGGAGTTTCACGAGGATTTTGAAAACACCACCGTTGTCAAACTTGAGCACAACTACCGTTCACGTGCTGCCATCTTGGAGGTTGCTAACGAGCTGATCCAGCATAACCGCTCCCGTCTTGGCAAGAAGCTGATCCCGACCCGGGAAGGCGGCGACGCTGTTGTTACATTGAGCTCCAATGATGAGAACGAGGAAGCGCGCAAGATCGCAGCCAAGATCGCAGCACTTATCAACAAAGGGGTCGCACCCCGAGAGATCGCCGTACTCTATCGTGTCAATGCCCTTTCACGTTCACTCGAAGAGGGGCTTAACCGTGCCGGGATCCCTTATAAACTGGTAGGTGGCCTGCGGTTTTACGATCGCGCCGAGGTCAAGGACCTGATCTCCTATCTTCGTCTCGTCACCAACCCGCATGACAACTTTTCGATGAAGCGCATTATCAACAAGCCTAAACGCGGCCTCGGCAAGGCCAGCGTCGAGAAGGTGGAGTTGGCAGCAATAGCCCAACAGGTTTCGATGTACGACTTTATCAAGAACAGTTCTATCGCAGAGCTCGAAGCATTGGTCAAAAAGAAGAATACCCAGACGCTCAAAAAATTCGCCGAAGATATAGACGAAGTCGTCATGATCGCCGAACATTCGACCTACGATTTCATCGATGCCCTCGAAGATCGTTTCAGACTCAAGGATATCTATAAGAACATGCCGGACGAGACTGAACGTGTCGCCAATATGGATGAGTTTTACGGCCTCTTCCGCGACTTCATCAAGCAGTCTCCCGAGGCGACGCTCGACGAGTTCCTGAACGAGCTTACACTTCAGAGCGATCAGGACGAAGTCGAGGGCGAGAGCATCTACATCATGAGTATCCATGCCTCCAAAGGACTCGAGTTCGAGCACCTCTTCATCATCGGTCTCGAAGAGGGGTTCCTGCCGCTGATCGGCGACGGCAGCGACACCGAAGAGGAGCGCCGCCTTGGCTATGTCGCCTTTACCCGTGCCAAAGACACGCTGACCCTCTCACATGTCAACAGCCGCTTCTACAAAGGGCGCCGTACGGACCTGAACAAAAGCCGTTTTCTGACCGAAGCAGGTCTGTGTGAAGGTTCGCTCAAAGTCGAACAGAACACCGCTTTCAAAAAGGGCGACCTCGTCCGCCACAAGATCTTCGGTCCGGGACGCGTGCTCGGTGTCTCCAAGGCGGGGCGCGAGTTCAAACTCAAGATCAACTTCGGCGGAACCCAGCGCGATATTCTCGCCTCGTTTGTGGAGCGCCTCTAA
- the truB gene encoding tRNA pseudouridine(55) synthase TruB (catalyzes isomerization of specific uridines in RNA to pseudouridine; responsible for residues in T loops of many tRNAs): MAKLKRDNIDRLFVAYKPSGVGSNKFLSQLKWKYNAAKAGFSGTLDPFAKGILIVAFGKYTSLFRFLDKTPKSYRATLWLGAHSDTLDIEAVSKIDMIEPLDEQKVNEAVKSLEGGLEYHPPIFSAKKIDGRRAYDLAREGKEVKLNTIHSTIYKTKLLHYCHPFVTFEATVSEGTYIRSLGRLIAERLEVPGGILSALERLHEGQFHYEHEKALDIKKCLNMPQNVYTKENSTILLGQKLHREDFEVTENGTYWVDNGDSISIFEFDDEGVHYLLNRVSLHEEL; encoded by the coding sequence ATGGCCAAACTCAAACGCGACAATATCGACCGCCTCTTTGTGGCGTACAAGCCCTCAGGCGTCGGTTCGAACAAATTCCTTTCCCAGCTCAAATGGAAATACAATGCGGCCAAAGCCGGTTTTTCAGGGACACTGGACCCCTTTGCCAAAGGGATCCTGATCGTCGCCTTCGGCAAATACACCTCCCTCTTCCGTTTTCTGGACAAAACACCCAAAAGCTACCGTGCGACCCTCTGGCTGGGGGCACACTCCGACACGCTGGATATCGAGGCCGTCTCAAAGATCGACATGATCGAACCGCTGGATGAGCAGAAGGTCAACGAGGCCGTCAAATCGCTAGAAGGCGGGCTGGAGTACCACCCGCCGATCTTCAGCGCCAAGAAGATCGACGGCAGACGTGCCTATGACCTCGCCCGTGAGGGCAAGGAGGTCAAACTCAACACCATCCACTCCACGATATATAAGACGAAGCTGCTGCACTACTGCCACCCCTTCGTCACGTTTGAAGCGACCGTCTCGGAAGGGACCTATATACGCTCTCTTGGACGCCTGATTGCTGAGCGGCTTGAGGTACCCGGCGGCATTCTCTCCGCCTTGGAGCGCCTACATGAGGGACAGTTCCACTATGAGCACGAAAAGGCGCTCGACATCAAAAAATGTCTCAATATGCCACAAAACGTCTACACCAAAGAGAATAGTACTATACTCTTGGGACAGAAGCTTCACCGAGAAGATTTTGAAGTGACTGAAAACGGGACATACTGGGTCGACAATGGCGACAGTATCTCTATCTTTGAGTTCGACGATGAGGGTGTCCACTACCTTTTAAACAGAGTGAGTCTGCATGAAGAGTTATAA
- a CDS encoding pyrroline-5-carboxylate reductase, with protein MKTTITFIGNGNMALSIAQGLKDQYTIEVVGRNMAKLEAFEEALGCSIEKSFLNNFDIEGKTVLLCVKPYNLVEVGQQLRGRAKVLYSVLAGTTLAALANHIKTEAVVRAMPNLAATVQRSMTTLTGDADYQEDAEVLFGAIGTTRWLSSEKEIDIATGLAGSGPAYLALIAEALTDGAVKQGLKRDDAMAIMRGLFGGFGELIQDVHPALLKDGVMSPGGTTAAGYGALEDGNVRAACMDAIERAYKKAVELS; from the coding sequence ATGAAAACTACAATCACATTTATCGGTAACGGCAACATGGCACTCTCTATAGCCCAGGGCTTGAAAGATCAGTATACCATCGAGGTGGTTGGCCGTAATATGGCAAAATTGGAGGCCTTTGAAGAGGCGCTCGGCTGTTCGATAGAGAAATCGTTTCTTAACAACTTCGATATCGAGGGAAAGACGGTGCTCCTGTGCGTCAAGCCGTATAACCTGGTCGAAGTCGGCCAGCAGCTTAGAGGCAGGGCAAAGGTGCTCTACTCTGTGCTGGCCGGAACGACACTGGCCGCGCTCGCAAACCATATCAAGACGGAAGCGGTGGTGCGCGCCATGCCAAATCTTGCCGCAACAGTACAGCGTTCCATGACGACGCTGACCGGCGATGCAGACTACCAAGAGGATGCCGAGGTGCTTTTCGGCGCAATCGGTACGACGCGCTGGCTCTCAAGTGAAAAAGAGATCGATATCGCCACCGGGCTGGCCGGTTCAGGTCCCGCCTATCTGGCTCTCATCGCCGAAGCACTGACCGACGGGGCGGTTAAGCAGGGGCTCAAACGTGACGACGCGATGGCGATCATGCGTGGGTTATTCGGCGGTTTCGGTGAACTGATACAGGATGTTCATCCGGCTCTCTTGAAAGACGGTGTGATGAGTCCCGGCGGCACGACGGCAGCAGGGTACGGTGCGTTGGAAGACGGCAATGTCAGAGCGGCCTGTATGGATGCTATTGAAAGGGCATACAAAAAGGCGGTAGAACTGTCCTAA
- the mraY gene encoding phospho-N-acetylmuramoyl-pentapeptide-transferase, translating into MLYWFYELFNINLFQYITVRAGFAFFIALVLTMFFMPRFIRWAQKTSSVQPINDWAPDTHQAKAKTPTMGGIVFVMATIIASLMSIKLFDAYAVGGLLTLLFFSLIGFQDDYSKIKQNANLAGLSARMKLLFQFIAAGIVALFLCNFSNMNTDLYVPFVKAPLFDMGYYSIFFWAVIMVGASNAVNLTDGLDGLATVPSIFALLTLAVLVYITGNAVISDYLLLPNFPVGEVAIIASALIGALVGFLWFNCHPAAVFMGDSGSLTLGAFIGYMGVISKSEFLLLLIGFIFVVETISVILQVGSYKLRKKRVFLMAPIHHHFEMKQWAENKIIVRFWIIAMLSNMLALITLKFR; encoded by the coding sequence ATGCTCTATTGGTTTTACGAACTTTTCAATATCAATCTTTTTCAGTACATCACTGTTCGTGCAGGATTTGCCTTTTTTATTGCACTTGTTTTGACGATGTTTTTTATGCCGCGTTTCATTCGATGGGCGCAGAAGACTTCCAGTGTTCAGCCCATTAACGACTGGGCGCCCGACACCCATCAAGCCAAGGCAAAGACCCCGACAATGGGCGGGATCGTATTTGTCATGGCAACTATCATCGCCTCATTGATGAGCATAAAGCTTTTTGACGCCTATGCTGTCGGGGGTCTTTTGACGCTGCTTTTTTTCTCCTTGATCGGTTTTCAGGATGATTACTCAAAAATAAAACAAAACGCCAATCTTGCCGGTCTCAGTGCCAGAATGAAACTCCTGTTCCAATTCATTGCGGCGGGGATCGTCGCTCTTTTTCTGTGCAACTTTTCCAATATGAACACCGACCTCTATGTCCCTTTTGTCAAGGCTCCTCTTTTTGATATGGGGTACTACTCTATCTTCTTCTGGGCTGTGATCATGGTGGGTGCTTCCAATGCCGTCAACCTTACCGACGGGTTGGATGGGCTGGCAACTGTTCCTTCGATCTTTGCACTCTTGACCCTGGCTGTACTGGTCTATATTACCGGGAATGCAGTCATCAGCGACTACCTTCTTCTGCCGAACTTCCCCGTCGGCGAAGTCGCTATCATCGCCAGTGCCCTGATCGGTGCCCTTGTCGGTTTTCTATGGTTCAACTGCCACCCTGCCGCCGTCTTTATGGGCGACAGCGGTTCACTGACACTGGGCGCATTTATCGGTTATATGGGGGTTATCTCGAAAAGCGAGTTCCTACTCCTTTTGATCGGCTTCATCTTTGTGGTCGAGACCATCTCAGTCATCCTGCAGGTTGGCAGCTACAAGCTGCGAAAAAAACGGGTCTTTCTAATGGCACCGATCCACCACCACTTTGAGATGAAGCAGTGGGCGGAGAACAAGATCATTGTCCGTTTTTGGATCATAGCCATGCTCTCCAACATGCTGGCACTGATCACATTGAAATTTCGTTAG
- the murD gene encoding UDP-N-acetylmuramoyl-L-alanine--D-glutamate ligase encodes MKRGQEHINLTLFGYGITTKAIAKHYGPADFYDDKVTKPFKDENGNRLHPSHAFNPNYSYLEVPSPGMPPKHPLIRQAKNLLSEYDLFLGSSSPLRLNQQPFTIWISGTNGKTTTTQMLQHQLAEKGSQSGGNIGTPLADLDGHAPIWILETSSFTLHYTNEAKPDIYLLLPVAPDHLSWHGSYEEYVNAKLKPLSSMREGEVAIVPKEFSAVETDAFLITYENAEELAAYFGIDPAKVKFKGAFLLDAIIAMGVEKVLYDTVDYDKINAFMLDPHRQEELHDFYGRLWVNDTKATNIDATLAALERYKDRHIHLILGGDDKGVDLHPLFEALKNYDVEIYTLGTNEERLNLLATEFEIRFTSSSTIEQAVEDIAKYHDAKSVALLSPAAASLDQFPSYAVRGERFKEAVRNLGEN; translated from the coding sequence GTGAAACGAGGCCAAGAACATATCAACCTTACCCTTTTTGGCTATGGTATCACAACCAAGGCCATTGCCAAACATTACGGACCTGCCGATTTTTATGACGACAAAGTAACCAAACCCTTTAAAGACGAAAACGGCAACAGGCTGCACCCAAGCCATGCATTCAATCCGAACTACTCTTACCTGGAGGTCCCTTCGCCGGGAATGCCGCCAAAACACCCGCTTATCCGACAGGCGAAAAACCTTCTGAGCGAATATGACCTTTTTTTAGGCAGCTCCTCGCCGTTAAGGCTAAATCAGCAACCCTTTACCATCTGGATCAGCGGCACCAACGGCAAGACGACGACAACACAGATGCTGCAACACCAGCTTGCGGAAAAAGGCTCACAATCCGGCGGTAATATCGGTACACCACTGGCTGACCTTGATGGTCATGCCCCCATCTGGATCCTGGAGACAAGTTCCTTTACCCTCCACTACACCAATGAAGCAAAGCCCGACATCTACCTGCTTCTGCCGGTCGCTCCCGATCATCTCTCATGGCACGGCAGCTACGAAGAGTATGTCAACGCGAAACTCAAACCGCTCTCCAGTATGCGAGAAGGTGAAGTTGCCATCGTTCCCAAAGAATTTTCAGCGGTAGAGACAGACGCTTTTTTGATAACCTATGAAAATGCCGAAGAGCTGGCAGCCTATTTTGGTATAGACCCTGCCAAGGTGAAGTTCAAAGGCGCCTTTCTGCTCGATGCCATCATCGCTATGGGTGTGGAAAAAGTACTTTATGACACGGTGGACTACGACAAGATCAATGCCTTTATGCTTGATCCTCACCGTCAAGAGGAGCTTCACGACTTTTACGGGCGCCTCTGGGTCAACGACACCAAGGCCACCAACATCGATGCCACACTGGCCGCACTGGAGCGCTACAAAGACCGGCACATCCATCTGATCCTCGGCGGCGATGACAAGGGGGTTGACCTCCACCCGCTTTTCGAAGCGCTCAAAAACTATGATGTCGAGATCTACACGCTTGGAACGAATGAAGAGCGCCTCAACCTTCTCGCGACAGAGTTTGAGATAAGATTCACATCCAGTTCGACTATTGAACAAGCGGTTGAAGATATTGCAAAATACCATGATGCAAAGAGTGTCGCCCTCCTCTCTCCAGCGGCTGCAAGTCTTGACCAATTTCCATCTTACGCTGTTCGCGGCGAGCGATTTAAAGAAGCCGTGCGCAACTTAGGTGAAAACTAA
- a CDS encoding LysR family transcriptional regulator gives MLKDFAKLHTFLTVIKEKSFSKASAKLGISQPAVTQQIKFIEEYLDTKIVERKKNGIKLTKEGEDLYRIAVRLEKAINSSEKELLKIINKEFTFVIGSSYAIGNYIMPRYLGEIKEKINNEVYMNVGMSEELIDAIEDKKIDIALIESPVFKDGIIYREWMEDELVVFSNQPIPKQLRREDMYNFDWICRDEKSHTRRLTSETFEEIGVECASFNVIGVVQSPTAIKESVMRSPKDAARPVVSVISRHVIQDEVANGTLFEARIKGHKIERKLYIAYGKERKHDAFVDNVVNYLLSLKV, from the coding sequence ATGTTAAAAGATTTTGCCAAACTCCACACGTTTTTGACGGTTATCAAGGAGAAGAGTTTTTCAAAAGCTTCTGCTAAGCTTGGTATCTCTCAGCCTGCAGTTACGCAGCAGATCAAATTTATCGAAGAATATCTCGATACGAAGATCGTTGAGCGTAAAAAAAACGGTATCAAATTGACGAAAGAGGGTGAAGACCTTTACCGTATTGCAGTCCGCCTTGAAAAAGCGATCAACTCAAGTGAAAAAGAGTTATTGAAGATCATCAATAAGGAGTTTACTTTTGTCATAGGCTCATCATATGCGATCGGCAATTACATCATGCCTCGCTACCTTGGTGAGATCAAAGAGAAGATAAACAACGAAGTTTATATGAATGTTGGGATGTCCGAAGAGCTTATTGACGCGATCGAAGACAAAAAGATCGATATCGCTCTGATCGAATCACCGGTATTCAAAGATGGCATTATTTATCGCGAATGGATGGAAGATGAACTCGTCGTCTTCTCAAACCAGCCGATCCCTAAACAGCTTCGCCGTGAAGATATGTATAATTTTGACTGGATCTGCCGCGATGAGAAGTCGCATACCCGCCGTTTGACTTCAGAGACTTTTGAGGAGATCGGAGTGGAGTGCGCAAGCTTCAACGTTATCGGTGTTGTACAGAGCCCGACAGCGATCAAAGAGTCCGTTATGCGCTCGCCGAAAGATGCTGCGCGTCCTGTCGTCTCTGTCATCTCCCGCCATGTCATCCAGGATGAGGTGGCAAACGGGACACTGTTTGAAGCCCGCATCAAAGGACACAAGATCGAGCGCAAGCTCTATATCGCTTACGGCAAAGAGCGCAAACATGATGCCTTTGTCGACAACGTCGTCAATTACCTTCTTTCACTGAAAGTTTAA